The Planctomycetota bacterium genomic sequence GACATTCCCGAGACGCTGCTGGTGATCGGCGGTGGTTACATCGGCCTGGAAATGGGCTCAGTCTACGCGCAACTCGGCTCGAAGGTCACCGTGGTCGAATTGACCGATACGTTGCTTCCCGGCGCTGACCGCGACCTGGTCAAGCCGCTGCAAGCTCGCTTGCAGAAGCAATTCGCGAACATCTATCTGGGGACCAAGGTCGCCGGACTGGTCGACAAGGGGAGCCACATTGAGGTCACCTTCGAGACGCCCGAGGGGAAGCGGCAGGAATCGTTCAGCCGCGTGATGGTTACCGTGGGACGCAAGCCGACGAGCGCCGGCTTCGGGCTGGAAAAGACCAAGGTTAAGATCGACCAGCGCGGCTTTGTGCAGGTCGACAAGCAATTGCGCACGGCCGACGAGCACATTTGGGCCATCGGCGACGTGGCGGGCGAGCCAATGCTGGCGCACAAGGCGTCGCACGAAGGGCGTGTGGCCGTTGAAGTGATCCACGGCGAGCCGGTGCAATTCGACGCGCTGGTGATTCCGGCAGTGGTGTTCACCGACCCGGAAGTGGCCTGGGTCGGTCTCACCGAATCCCAGGCGGCCAAGGAAGGTCGCAAGGTGGAAATCTCGCGTTATCCCTGGGCGGCCAGCGGCAAGGCAATTGCTCTGGCGCGGACCGAGGGGATGACCAAGATCATCATCGACCCGGAAACCGATCGGGTACTGGGCGTGGGGATCGTCGGCGTGAACGCCGGCGACCTGATCGCCGAAGCCGGCTTGGCCATTGAGATGGGCTGCGACGCCCGCGACCTGGCCCAGACGATCCACGCTCACCCGACGCTGAGCGAGACGATCGCCTTTGGCAGCGAAGCTTATTTCGGCACGGCCACGGAAATCTATCGACCCAAGCGCGACTAGGCGCAGGGACATTGGCGCTGGGACAGTCGTTCGCCGGCGAGGCCAGTCGGACAGTACCGACAAGGAGGGGCGGGATGAGCTATTTGCGCTGGGCCGCGATTCTGTGTTGCGCGCTGACCGCACTTGCCGCGGCCGAGGACTCCCCGCCGCCACGCATAGCGCAACAGCCCGATTTGCGGCGCGAACTGCTCGAGCGCGTGCAGCGCGACCAAGACGCCCGGGCTGCGGTCATGTCGT encodes the following:
- the lpdA gene encoding dihydrolipoyl dehydrogenase, with the translated sequence MHSPLVVLGGGPGGYPAAFLAADLGMEVIMIEQEPRLGGTCLLRGCIPSKALLHVAKVIDEAQHLGDEWGVTLGKAQINLDALRARKEKVISTLTGGLKSLAKQRKVRIINARGVFENSTTLRLEGGDPATYPEGSTLTFDKCVLATGSVPAKIPAFDLPTDRVMDSTGALELRDIPETLLVIGGGYIGLEMGSVYAQLGSKVTVVELTDTLLPGADRDLVKPLQARLQKQFANIYLGTKVAGLVDKGSHIEVTFETPEGKRQESFSRVMVTVGRKPTSAGFGLEKTKVKIDQRGFVQVDKQLRTADEHIWAIGDVAGEPMLAHKASHEGRVAVEVIHGEPVQFDALVIPAVVFTDPEVAWVGLTESQAAKEGRKVEISRYPWAASGKAIALARTEGMTKIIIDPETDRVLGVGIVGVNAGDLIAEAGLAIEMGCDARDLAQTIHAHPTLSETIAFGSEAYFGTATEIYRPKRD